In Erigeron canadensis isolate Cc75 chromosome 6, C_canadensis_v1, whole genome shotgun sequence, the following are encoded in one genomic region:
- the LOC122602896 gene encoding cytochrome P450 CYP72A219-like has protein sequence MDEVRNTVLISCAIAILVCIWKLVNTLWVTPRKLEKHLTNQGFKGNKYKFLYGDTKEMSMMFRESRSKVLNLDDDDEVLPHVIGFSYQSLQKHGRNFITWMGWKPRVTVMDPELIKDIFVKMNDFQKPRSNPLGRLLATGIVSYEGDQWAKHRKIINPAFHLEKLKNMGPAFQLSCGEMLAKWEMLISSSGSCELDVWPHLQALSADVISRTAFGSSYAEGIRIFELIREQSVLAMEAFQSLYIPGSRFLPTKRNSKMKAIDKEVKLSIRKIIDLRLKAMKVGEANYDDLLGMLLESNMKEVNQHQNKSHGMTINEVIEECRLFYFAGQETTSSLLVWTMILLSKHKEWQSRAREEVMNVFGDKNIDIDGLNQLKVVNMIFYEVLRLYPPVVGLARKAEKEITLGDFSIPSGVLIGLPIMLIHYDEKYWGSDAKKFNPSRFSEGISKATKNQVTYFPFGWGPRICIGQNFALLEAKIALAMILQRYSFEFAPSYVHAPRTVLILQPGHGANLILHKL, from the exons ATGGATGAGGTAAGAAACACCGTGTTGATTTCATGTGCTATCGCAATTTTAGTATGTATTTGGAAGTTAGTAAACACGTTATGGGTTACACCAAGGAAACTAGAGAAGCATCTGACGAATCAAGGTTTCAAAGGGAACAAATACAAATTTCTGTATGGGGACACAAAAGAAATGTCCATGATGTTTAGAGAATCAAGATCAAAGGTTTTGAATcttgatgatgacgatgaagtTCTCCCACATGTCATCGGTTTCTCCTATCAATCTCTTCAAAAACATG GTAGAAACTTCATCACATGGATGGGATGGAAACCGCGAGTAACCGTTATGGACCCAGAGCTCATCAAAGATATATTTGTGAAAATGAACGACTTTCAAAAGCCAAGAAGTAACCCACTGGGTAGGTTATTAGCAACTGGAATAGTGTCATATGAAGGAGATCAATGGGCCAAacatagaaaaataattaaCCCAGCTTTCCATTTGGAAAAACTTAAG AATATGGGACCAGCTTTTCAGTTAAGCTGTGGAGAAATGCTTGCAAAATGGGAGATGTTGATTTCATCGTCGGGATCATGCGAGTTGGATGTTTGGCCTCATCTTCAAGCTTTATCCGCTGATGTGATATCAAGAACCGCATTTGGAAGTAGTTATGCAGAAGGAATTCGGATATTTGAACTCATAAGAGAACAAAGTGTACTTGCAATGGAAGCATTCCAGTCCCTTTACATCCCTGGATCAAG GTTTCTTCCAACAAAGCGCAACTCGAAGATGAAGGCTATAGATAAAGAAGTAAAGCTTTCTATTAGGAAAATTATTGATTTGAGGCTAAAAGCAATGAAGGTCGGGGAAGCTAACTATGATGATCTATTAGGAATGCTGCTTGAATCTAATATGAAAGAGGTTAACCAACATCAAAACAAAAGTCATGGAATGACTATCAATGAAGTTATTGAAGAGTGTAGACTTTTCTATTTTGCCGGACAAGAGACAACTTCAAGTTTGCTTGTGTGGACGatgattttgttaagtaaaCATAAAGAATGGCAGTCGCGCGCTAGGGAAGAGGTTATGAATGTTTTTGGggacaaaaatatagatatagatgggcTAAATCAACTCAAAGTT GTTAACATGATCTTCTACGAAGTATTGAGGTTATACCCCCCTGTAGTTGGACTAGCCCGAAAAGCTGAAAAAGAAATTACATTGGGAGATTTTTCGATACCATCTGGAGTGCTGATTGGTTTGCCGATAATGCTAATTCATTACGATGAAAAATATTGGGGGAGTGATGCCAAGAAGTTTAACCCCAGTAGGTTTTCGGAAGGAATTTCTAAGGCAACCAAAAACCAAGTCACTTACTTTCCTTTTGGTTGGGGTCCTCGAATATGCATTGGACAAAACTTTGCCCTATTGGAGGCTAAAATTGCTCTCGCAATGATCTTACAACGATACTCTTTTGAATTTGCACCATCCTATGTCCATGCTCCTCGCACTGTTCTCATCCTTCAACCCGGACATGGTGCGAATCTAATTTTGCATAAACTCTAA
- the LOC122602705 gene encoding cytochrome P450 CYP72A219-like: MDEVRNTVLIPCAIAALICIWKVVNTLWVTPRKLEKHLRNQGFIGNKYRFLYGDTKEMSMMFRQSRTKHINLDDEDGVLPYVTGFTHQSLQKHGKKFITWMGWKPRVTIMDPELIKDILGKLNDFKKPEIHPLGRLLATGIASYEGDKWVKHRKIINPAFHLEKLKDMAPAFQLSCKEMLVKWEMRCSSTGSCELDVWPHLQALTSDVISRTAFGSSYAEGIRIFELIKEQSVLAMEVFQSIYIPGSRFLPTKRNSRMKAIEKEVKLSIRNIIDMRIKAMKAGEANYDDLLGMMLESNMKVGNQHQNKSHGMTIDEVIEECKLFYFAGQETTSSLLVWTMILLSKHKEWQSRAREEVINVLGDKNMDIDGLNQLKVVNMIFYEVLRLYPPADGLLRKVDKDITLGGFLVPSGALIGLSIMLTHYDEEYWGSDAKKFNPSRFSEGISKATKNRVIYFPFGWGPRICIGQNFALLEAKIALAMILQRYSFELSPSYVHAPRTVLILQPGHGANLILHKL, translated from the exons ATGGACGAAGTAAGAAACACGGTGCTGATTCCATGTGCTATTGCAGCGTTAATATGTATATGGAAGGTGGTGAACACATTATGGGTTACACCAAGGAAGCTAGAGAAGCATTTGAGGAATCAAGGTTTCATAGGAAACAAATACAGATTTTTGTATGGGGACACAAAAGAGATGTCCATGATGTTTAGACAATCAAGAACAAAGCACATAAATCTTGACGATGAGGATGGAGTTCTCCCATATGTCACTGGTTTCACCCATCAATCTCTTCAAAAACATG GTAAAAAATTCATTACATGGATGGGATGGAAACCGAGAGTGACTATCATGGACCCAGAGCTCATCAAAGATATATTGGGGAAACTAAACGACTTTAAAAAGCCGGAAATCCACCCACTGGGACGCTTATTGGCAACTGGAATAGCGTCCTATGAAGGGGATAAATGGGTTAAACATAGAAAAATAATCAACCCAGCTTTCCATTTGGAAAAGCTTAAG GATATGGCCCCAGCTTTTCAGTTAAGCTGCAAAGAAATGCTTGTAAAATGGGAGATGCGTTGTTCATCTACGGGGTCATGTGAGTTGGATGTTTGGCCTCACCTCCAGGCTTTAACCAGTGACGTGATATCCAGAACTGCATTTGGAAGTAGTTATGCAGAAGGAATTCGGATATTTGAACTCATAAAAGAACAAAGTGTACTTGCAATGGAAGTATTCCAGTCCATTTACATCCCTGGATCCAG GTTTCTTCCAACAAAGCGTAACTCGAGGATGAAGGCAATAGAAAAAGAAGTTAAACTTTCTATAAGGAATATCATTGACATGAGAATTAAAGCAATGAAGGCTGGAGAAGCTAACTACGACGATCTGTTAGGAATGATGCTTGAATCTAATATGAAAGTGGGCAACCAACATCAAAACAAGAGTCATGGAATGACTATCGACGAAGTTATTGAAGAGTGTAAGCTTTTCTACTTTGCTGGACAAGAGACAACTTCAAGCTTGCTTGTATGGACGATGATTTTGTTGAGTAAACATAAAGAATGGCAGTCACGTGCCAGAGAAGAGGTTATAAACGTTCTCGGGGACAAAAATATGGATATAGATGGGTTAAATCAACTCAAAGTT GTTAACATGATCTTCTATGAAGTATTAAGGTTATACCCCCCGGCAGATGGGCTACTACGTAAAGTTGATAAAGATATAACATTGGGAGGATTTTTGGTACCATCGGGAGCGCTGATTGGTTTGTCGATCATGCTAACTCATTACGATGAAGAATATTGGGGAAGTGATGCCAAGAAGTTTAACCCCAGTAGGTTTTCTGAAGGAATATCCAAGGCGACCAAAAACCGGGTCATTTATTTTCCCTTTGGTTGGGGACCTCGAATATGCATTGGACAAAACTTTGCACTATTGGAAGCTAAAATTGCCCTCGCAATGATCTTACAAAGATACTCTTTCGAACTTTCACCATCATATGTTCATGCTCCTCGTACTGTTCTCATTCTTCAACCCGGACATGGTGCGAATCTGATTTTGCATAAACTCTAA
- the LOC122606165 gene encoding protein TPX2 codes for MESPRLKINTQKCVKNSNSYNNDAVRSPSRPVKSVSTSLPIKTKSSSITTNTSTKENMSSLDFKLQTMAKENTKFTEIKLQTKERAVKRAFFNYSVATKLYLMEQQKRQIERIQKIIEEEEVRMLRKEMIPRAQLMPLFDRPFIPRRSTTPTRVAKKPSTQEAHRNSLSCTREFYDLRGNEAH; via the exons ATGGAAAGCCCAAGATTGAAAATCAACACCCAAAAG TGTGTGAAGAACAGTAATTCTTACAACAATGATGCTGTTCGTTCGCCGAGTAGACCTGTGAAATCGGTCTCAACTTCCCTTCCTATCAAAACAAAATCTTCG TCTATCACAACAAATACTTCAACGAAAGAAAACATGAGTTCTTTGGATTTCAAACTCCAAACTATGGCGAAAGAAAACACTAAATTCACAGAGATCAAACTCCAAACTAAGGAAAGAGCAGTAAAACGTGCTTTCTTTAACTACTCG GTAGCAACCAAACTCTATCTTATGGAACAACAAAAGAGACAAATAGAGAGGATACAAAAG ATTATCGAGGAAGAAGAGGTTCGAATGTTGAGAAAGGAGATGATCCCACGAGCTCAATTGATGCCTCTATTTGATCGGCCTTTTATTCCACGAAG ATCCACAACTCCTACAAGAGTTGCAAAAAAGCCAAGTACTCAAGAAGCACATAGGAACAGCTTGTCGTGCACTCGGGAATTCTATGATCTCAGAGGAAACGAAGCGCATTGA